One window from the genome of Anaerococcus sp. Marseille-Q7828 encodes:
- the istB gene encoding IS21-like element helper ATPase IstB codes for MNIKEASNILKLSYLRESYEDLIEESSNLNLSNEDFLKLFLEREVERRKNNGIARRIRNAKFINKKFLEDFDKTKYSLELNKKFEYLETLKFIDNKENIIMIGTPGCGKTHYATALGIKACIAGKNLLFTSVPNLVIELQEAMSKNQITNYKRKFEKYDLVILDELGYVSFDKTGCEILFNLLSSRNDKGSIILTTNLNFERWEEVFKDPMLTGAIVDRLAHRAHIMDMSREKSYRMEDSIEWSKNI; via the coding sequence ATGAATATTAAAGAAGCTTCTAACATACTTAAGCTCTCTTATCTAAGAGAGTCATATGAGGATTTAATAGAAGAATCATCAAATCTAAACTTATCTAACGAAGACTTCTTAAAACTTTTCTTAGAAAGAGAGGTAGAAAGAAGAAAAAACAACGGGATAGCAAGAAGAATAAGAAATGCTAAATTTATCAACAAGAAATTCTTAGAAGACTTTGATAAAACAAAATATTCTCTAGAACTAAACAAAAAATTTGAATATCTTGAAACACTAAAATTCATAGATAACAAAGAAAACATAATCATGATAGGAACACCTGGTTGTGGAAAGACTCACTATGCAACTGCCTTAGGTATTAAGGCATGTATTGCTGGAAAGAATCTACTCTTTACATCAGTTCCCAACTTAGTAATAGAATTACAGGAGGCAATGAGTAAAAATCAAATTACTAATTACAAAAGAAAATTTGAAAAATATGATTTAGTAATACTAGATGAGCTAGGATATGTATCATTTGATAAAACAGGATGCGAAATATTATTTAATCTCCTCTCATCAAGAAATGATAAGGGATCAATAATATTAACCACAAACCTAAACTTTGAAAGATGGGAAGAAGTATTTAAAGATCCAATGCTAACGGGAGCAATAGTAGATAGACTTGCTCATAGAGCCCATATCATGGATATGTCTAGGGAAAAATCATATAGGATGGAAGATAGTATAGAGTGGTCAAAAAATATTTAA